The following are encoded together in the Humulus lupulus chromosome 5, drHumLupu1.1, whole genome shotgun sequence genome:
- the LOC133780424 gene encoding protein ZINC INDUCED FACILITATOR-LIKE 1-like, whose translation MWSQETLHFHNKVDEEENEKLCDRLEVNTNGSDLSSNSQKCEEDCQTPQQILYRNWPLMSSIIVFCVFQLHDMAYAEIFPLWAVSPKKFGGLGYSSSDVSEVLSISGTHD comes from the exons ATGTGGTCTCAGGAAACACTTCACTTTCATAATAAagttgatgaagaagagaatgaaAAACTTTGTGATCGATTAGAGGTGAACACGAATGGATCTGATCTAAGTTCAAATTCGCAAAAATGTGAAGAAGACTGTCAAACTCCTCAACAAATTTTGTATAGGAACTGGCCCCTAATGTCATCTATTATTGTATTTTGTGTTTTCCAACTTCATGACATGGCTTATGCAGAG ATTTTTCCATTATGGGCTGTTAGTCCAAAGAAGTTTGGGGGATTAGGCTACTCAAGTTCTGATGTTAGTGAAGTTCTTTCAATTTCAGGTACTCATGactag